The proteins below are encoded in one region of Drosophila santomea strain STO CAGO 1482 chromosome 2R, Prin_Dsan_1.1, whole genome shotgun sequence:
- the LOC120444413 gene encoding DNA methyltransferase 1-associated protein 1 translates to MSADVRDILDMERANTPEVTRESFLATKKRNFERTKNASRRPEGMHREVFALLYTDKKDAPPLLPTDTALGIGAGYKQTKARLGMKKVRKWEWAPFSNPARNDSAVFHHWKRVTDNSTDYPFAKFNKQLEVPSYTMTEYNAHLRNNINNWSKVQTDHLFDLARRFDLRFIVMADRWNRQQHGAKTVEELKERYYEVIALLAKAKNQTSEKKVFVYDAEHERRRKEQLEKLFKRTTQQVEEEQMLINEMKKIEARKKERERKTQDLQKLISQADQQNEHASNTPSTRKYEKKLHKKKVHQQPRPSKVDSVVNAIEIGSSGIKFADLRGSGVSLRSQKMKLPANIGQRKVKALEQAIQEFKVDPAPPPTEDICTSFNELRSDMVLLCELRTALSTCVYEMESLKHQYEAACPGKTLNIPPSLVPIKTEALDNSTN, encoded by the exons aTGTCGGCCGATGTGCGTGATATTCTGGACATGGAGCGTGCCAACACGCCCGAGGTGACAAGGGAGTCCTTTCTGGCCACCAAGAAGCGCAACTTTGAGCG GACCAAGAATGCATCCCGTCGTCCGGAGGGAATGCATAGGGAGGTGTTTGCCCTGCTCTACACAGACAAGAAAGATGCTCCGCCCCTCCTGCCCACGGACACCGCTCTGGGAATCGGAGCTGGCTATAAACAGACGAAGGCCCGCCTGGGAATGAAGAAGGTGCGCAAGTGGGAGTGGGCACCCTTCTCGAATCCAGCGCGCAACGATTCAGCGGTATTTCACCACTGGAAACGGGTCACCGACAATTCGACCGACTATCCGTTCGCCAAGTTCAACAAGCAGCTGGAGGTGCCCTCGTACACGATGACGGAGTACAATGCCCACTTGCGGAACAATATCAACAACTGGAGCAAGGTGCAGACAGATCACCTATTCGACCTGGCCAGACG GTTCGATCTTCGCTTCATTGTGATGGCAGATCGCTGGAATCGTCAGCAACATGGAGCGAAAACGGTAGAGGAGCTTAAAGAGCGCTACTATGAGGTGATAGCCCTGCTCGCTAAGGCCAAGAATCAGACGAGTGAGAAGAAAGTATTTGTTTATGATGCCGAGCACGAACGGCGCCgcaaggagcagctggagaagctgTTCAAACGCACGACCCAACAGGTAGAGGAGGAGCAAATGCTTATCAACGAAATGAAGAAGATCGAGGCGCGCAAAAAGGAACGCGAGCGCAAGACACAGGACCTGCAAAAGCTAATTTCCCAAGCGGATCAGCAGAATGAGCACGCATCGAATACGCCAAGCACTCGAAAGTACGAGAAGAAGCTGCACAAAAAGAAGGTTCACCAGCAGCCGCGTCCCTCCAAGGTGGACTCGGTGGTGAACGCCATTGAGATCGGTAGCAGCGGCATCAAGTTTGCCGACCTGCGTGGTTCCGGCGTCTCTCTGCGCTCGCAAAAGATGAAACTGCCGGCAAATATCGGCCAGCGCAAGGTGAAGGCCCTCGAACAGGCCATTCAGGAGTTTAAAGTTG ATCCCGCACCGCCGCCCACGGAGGACATTTGCACCTCTTTCAACGAGCTTCGTTCCGATATGGTATTGCTCTGCGAGCTTCGCACCGCCCTGTCCACCTGCGTCTACGAAATGGAGAGCCTCAAGCACCAATACGAAGCCGCCTGCCCGGGCAAG ACACTGAACATCCCGCCCTCACTGGTGCCCATCAAGACCGAAGCCCTGGACAATAgcacaaattaa
- the LOC120444420 gene encoding DNA-directed RNA polymerase III subunit RPC10 produces the protein MLFFCPSCGNILIIEEDTNCHRFTCNTCPYISKIRRKISAKTFPRLKEVDHVLGGKAAWENVDSTDAECPTCSHKRAYFMQIQTRSADEPMTTFYKCCNHECNHTWRD, from the exons ATGTTGTTTTTTTGCCCGTCGTGCGGAAATATATTGATTATTGAGGAGGACACCAACTGCCACCGCTTCACGTGCAACACCTGCCCGTACATATCGAAGATCAGGCGCAAGATCTCCGCGAAAACCTTTCCTCGCCTCAAG GAGGTGGATCACGTTCTGGGCGGCAAGGCAGCGTGGGAAAACGTTGACTCCACGGACGCAGAGTGCCCGACTTGTAGCCATAAGCGGGCGTACTTCATGCAAATCCAGACTCGGTCGGCGGATGAGCCCATGACCACGTTCTACAAGTGCTGCAACCACGAGTGCAACCACACCTGGCGAGACTAA
- the LOC120444416 gene encoding lysozyme c-1 isoform X2, producing MCLKARHPKTKHGICLVEHESNLDTTKVTRKGNESKNYGLFQINSKDYCSEGRKGGQCKMKCEDFSNDDISDDIACARMIQKQEGFKYWKGWDRFCRNPQNLPNLGVACHLRSLSAVRSARGFITG from the exons ATGTGTTTGAAAGCACGCCATCCCAAAACGAAACACG GGATCTGTCTGGTGGAACACGAAAGTAACCTGGACACCACAAAAGTGACGAGAAAGGGCAACGAAAGCAAGAACTATGGGCTCTTCCAAATCAACAGCAAGGATTATTGCTCCGAAGGACGAAAAGGAGGGCAGTGCAAAATGAAATGTGAAG ACTTCTCCAATGATGACATAAGCGACGACATCGCCTGCGCCAGAATGATCCAGAAACAGGAGGGCTTCAAGTACTGGAAAGGCTGGGATCGCTTCTGCCGCAATCCTCAGAATCTGCCCAATCTCGGCGTGGCTTGCCACCTGCGTAGCCTGTCTGCAGTGCGATCAGCTCGTGGATTCATCACGGGCTGA
- the LOC120444417 gene encoding mitochondrial inner membrane protease subunit 2: protein MAFRFFGKSLLYALPLGVTFLDCVGYVARVDGISMQPALNPVPDEKDYVFLLRWGTHNSQVERGDIISLISPKDPAQKIIKRVVGLQGDVVSTLGYKHEIVRVPEGHCWVEGDHTGHSMDSNTFGPVALGLMSARAVAIVWPPERWRMLENELPRRRRPIQASKNTSNYYN, encoded by the exons ATGGCATTTCGCTTCTTTGGCAAGTCCTTGCTGTACGCCCTGCCCCTGGGCGTCACTTTCCTGGACTGCGTTGGCTATGTGGCCAGGGTGGATG GCATCTCCATGCAGCCCGCTCTCAATCCCGTGCCGGATGAAAAGGACTATGTGTTCCTTCTTCGCTGGGGCACCCACAACAGTCAGGTGGAGCGCGGCGACATAATATCGCTAATTTCACCAAAGGATCCCGCCCAGAAGATTATAAAGCGCGTGGTGGGGCTGCAGGGGGACGTGGTCTCCACGCTGGGCTACAAGCACGAGATCGTTCGCGTTCCAGAGGGCCATTGTTGGGTGGAGGGCGACCACACGGGCCACTCCATGGACAGCAATACCTTTGGACCCGTCGCCCTCGGCCTGATGTCCGCGCGGGCAGTGGCCATCGTGTGGCCACCGGAACGCTGGCGAATGCTGGAGAACGAGCTGCCACGGCGCAGGAGGCCCATACAGGCCTCCAAGAACACCAGCAACTACTACAACTAG
- the LOC120444419 gene encoding transcription factor MafG isoform X2, protein MEAKRERKSSLAPLSPCPIPDITDDDLVSISVRDLNRTLKMRGLNREEIVRMKQRRRTLKNRGYAASCRIKRIEQKDELETKKSYEWTELEQMHEDNEQVRREVSNWKNKYKALLQFAIQNEIPIPSELEGC, encoded by the exons ATGGAAGCAAAGCGTGAGAGAAAGTCATCCCTG GCCCCACTTTCGCCATGTCCCATTCCGGATATTACCGATGACGATTTGGTGAGCATTTCAGTGAGGGATCTTAATCGGACCCTCAAGATGCGTGGTCTGAACCGCGAGGAGATCGTCCGGATGAAGCAGCGCCGGAGAACTTTAAAGAATCGCGGATACGCCGCCAGTTGCCGCATCAAGAGAATCGAGCAGAAGGACGAACTGGAGACTAAGAAGTCGTACGAGTGGACGGAACTGGAGCAGATGCACGAGGACAACGAGCAGGTGCGCCGTGAGGTCTCCAACTGGAAGAACAAGTACAAGGCGCTGCTGCAGTTCGCCATCCAGAACGAGATTCCCATTCCAAGCGAGCTGGAAGGCTGCTGA
- the LOC120444419 gene encoding transcription factor MafK isoform X1, with protein MEAKRERKSSLKCDFQAPLSPCPIPDITDDDLVSISVRDLNRTLKMRGLNREEIVRMKQRRRTLKNRGYAASCRIKRIEQKDELETKKSYEWTELEQMHEDNEQVRREVSNWKNKYKALLQFAIQNEIPIPSELEGC; from the exons ATGGAAGCAAAGCGTGAGAGAAAGTCATCCCTG AAGTGCGATTTTCAGGCCCCACTTTCGCCATGTCCCATTCCGGATATTACCGATGACGATTTGGTGAGCATTTCAGTGAGGGATCTTAATCGGACCCTCAAGATGCGTGGTCTGAACCGCGAGGAGATCGTCCGGATGAAGCAGCGCCGGAGAACTTTAAAGAATCGCGGATACGCCGCCAGTTGCCGCATCAAGAGAATCGAGCAGAAGGACGAACTGGAGACTAAGAAGTCGTACGAGTGGACGGAACTGGAGCAGATGCACGAGGACAACGAGCAGGTGCGCCGTGAGGTCTCCAACTGGAAGAACAAGTACAAGGCGCTGCTGCAGTTCGCCATCCAGAACGAGATTCCCATTCCAAGCGAGCTGGAAGGCTGCTGA
- the LOC120444416 gene encoding lysozyme c-1 isoform X1: MCLKARHPKTKHDLLNMKTPCLWIVTVLILLQLGIEQVVSKKYQRCELTRVLVQNYNFDKTFLSNWICLVEHESNLDTTKVTRKGNESKNYGLFQINSKDYCSEGRKGGQCKMKCEDFSNDDISDDIACARMIQKQEGFKYWKGWDRFCRNPQNLPNLGVACHLRSLSAVRSARGFITG, from the exons ATGTGTTTGAAAGCACGCCATCCCAAAACGAAACACG ATCTGTTAAACATGAAAACTCCATGTTTATGGATAGTAACAGTGCTGATCCTACTGCAGCTGGGAATTGAGCAAGTGGTATCCAAAAAGTATCAGCGCTGCGAACTAACGCGAGTTCTGGTGCAGAACTACAACTTCGACAAGACTTTCCTTTCCAACT GGATCTGTCTGGTGGAACACGAAAGTAACCTGGACACCACAAAAGTGACGAGAAAGGGCAACGAAAGCAAGAACTATGGGCTCTTCCAAATCAACAGCAAGGATTATTGCTCCGAAGGACGAAAAGGAGGGCAGTGCAAAATGAAATGTGAAG ACTTCTCCAATGATGACATAAGCGACGACATCGCCTGCGCCAGAATGATCCAGAAACAGGAGGGCTTCAAGTACTGGAAAGGCTGGGATCGCTTCTGCCGCAATCCTCAGAATCTGCCCAATCTCGGCGTGGCTTGCCACCTGCGTAGCCTGTCTGCAGTGCGATCAGCTCGTGGATTCATCACGGGCTGA
- the LOC120444414 gene encoding yrdC domain-containing protein, mitochondrial produces MRRLQTPLLRLVQAYKHHHTTSRMQHQASELRTPVCPVGDEAALQLARQCLLSGQVIALPTDTVYGLACDANNETAIQRLYEIKGRDEHKPVAICVHNIAALRRFGQAAHLSDELLTRLLPGPLTIVIERTAQLSNRFLNPSTSKIGIRIPDFNFMRDLCAVWHEQPLALTSANRSSAPSSLEAIEFRSLWPQLGAVFDAGQIGLTEERRLASTVIDLATPGYFEIVRAGVALKPTLSLMEEFGIRARKIL; encoded by the coding sequence ATGCGCCGCCTTCAAACGCCCCTCCTTCGTCTTGTCCAGGCATACAAACATCACCACACAACCAGCAGGATGCAGCACCAAGCGAGCGAGCTGCGGACTCCAGTGTGTCCGGTGGGAGACGAGGCTGCTCTCCAGTTGGCTCGTCAGTGCCTGCTAAGTGGACAGGTGATTGCCCTGCCCACCGATACCGTGTATGGCCTGGCCTGCGATGCCAATAACGAGACTGCCATCCAGCGGCTCTACGAGATTAAAGGCCGCGATGAGCACAAGCCCGTAGCGATCTGCGTACACAACATCGCGGCACTGCGACGCTTTGGTCAGGCTGCCCATCTCAGCGACGAGCTGCTAACTCGTTTGCTCCCGGGCCCCCTGACCATTGTGATCGAGCGAACGGCCCAGCTGAGCAACAGGTTCCTTAATCCCAGCACCTCCAAGATCGGCATACGCATTCCGGACTTCAACTTCATGCGCGACCTCTGCGCCGTGTGGCATGAGCAGCCTCTGGCCCTGACCAGTGCCAATCGGTCCAGTGCACCCAGCAGTCTGGAGGCTATCGAGTTCCGCTCACTTTGGCCCCAATTGGGAGCCGTCTTTGATGCCGGTCAGATCGGACTGACAGAGGAGCGACGACTGGCCTCCACGGTCATTGACCTGGCCACTCCTGGCTACTTTGAAATTGTGCGAGCCGGAGTCGCTCTAAAGCCGACGCTTAGTCTAATGGAGGAGTTCGGTATCCGGGCACGGAAAATACTTTAG